GAGACCAACTACTATATGTCTGTATTTCTGTATGCAAAACTGTTAACAGACTCCAACCCAGTAGATGACAATTTTCAGTACTATCAGGAGCTCTAGTTGTGTGGTTTTTGTGTTCTCCACATGCCTGAATGGACACCACTTTAAGCGACAAGATCAGCTTCATCACGATCAGGAGGAATCACATCTAATCTCATCATACTTCTATATTGATCAGGAATTGGAGCTCCGGCCTGCACACACAGCTCTATAACAGCTGGTGCCTTCCCATAATATCTCTTTAAGCTGTTACGCAAAGGAGGGCCATCGGGATCTCGGACGTGCCAGACATAATTGGGACCCACAATATCATCCATTGAAGCTTCTTGCCAGGCGTGCTGTCCATCACGAGCCTGGTGTTTTGTTGCCTTGCACATCCTCACCCTGTGTCCCTTGGGACCCACCTGAACCTCAGGACAATATCCACAGGTCCAGACACTGTACTTTTCCATGATCTTCTTTGCTTCCAAAGTCATTTCAAACCATGAGTTCATTGTTTCAATGCTTATATCCTTTAAGCTCTTCCTCTCTTTATTATTTGAGCCATCCAAAAAAACTTTATTTTTCTCTGGCCTTGAGGTTTTTGCTGACTCATTTACTTTGGCCCACACACTGGAATCAACCTGAGGATCACCAGTCTCAGGATCTAGGTTTCCATTCACTTCTACATTTCCATTCACTGACTCAAAATCCACAATCCTACCATCAATTGAGTACACAGGTTTTGTTCTTCTCTTTGTGTGGTACTTTGCAATATCAACACCAGCTTGTATACAAAGCTCAATGATGGCAGGAATTTGAGGGACATCGTGCCTTTCATTGTGACCAACTCTTGGCTTTCCAACGCGATCATAGAGATGGAAGCATTTAGGAAAAAAGACCACATCACGTACTCCTGACCTTTTCCAAACATGTGTAGCATTCCGAAGCCCACTTTCGGGCCCTGTGCAAGTTCTAATTTCATGACCCACATGGCCAACATGAACCTCGGTGCAGAACCTGAGAGAAAAATCTTAGTCACATTAACAGAAGAACAGAATTATGTTATAAAAAATGTCCATGAAGGTACATCCAATTTCTTATTCTGACTGTGAAGTATCATAGTATGGCATTGCCAGGATAGAAGTCTTTGACTGCTGTGGAATAAGGGAAACAACTTCAAGGATCCAATAACTTACTAAATGGGCTGAAGAGACTTACCTCTGCATCCAAGGCAATTACCCATGTTTTCGAGCGTAAGAAGCCTAAATTGTGTTTGTTCCAAACTTCTTGAATAATTTCCAAAAGAAAGATGGCATCTCACAATGTCAAGCCACCAATAAAATTAAGTCTACATCAACTAGTTCTGGAACTAATAAGCAACTAGTATAAGCAGGTCCAAGCAAAAATTACTCAGCATATCACACACATTATGT
This sequence is a window from Tripterygium wilfordii isolate XIE 37 chromosome 8, ASM1340144v1, whole genome shotgun sequence. Protein-coding genes within it:
- the LOC120004317 gene encoding APO protein 3, mitochondrial isoform X2; protein product: MQRKIISVAENFRLKRLYSQSYQQLIFFSSERSVALTSTTAPVVGTDDPLYVDIPKPRRDKSERKPYLSPMKELIRRAKKEKEARKAQPVRMLEEPPENGLLVPELVEVAHRVYWARQSLISGLFKLVKVIPVQRCRFCTEVHVGHVGHEIRTCTGPESGLRNATHVWKRSGVRDVVFFPKCFHLYDRVGKPRVGHNERHDVPQIPAIIELCIQAGVDIAKYHTKRRTKPVYSIDGRIVDFESVNGNVEVNGNLDPETGDPQVDSSVWAKVNESAKTSRPEKNKVFLDGSNNKERKSLKDISIETMNSWFEMTLEAKKIMEKYSVWTCGYCPEVQVGPKGHRVRMCKATKHQARDGQHAWQEASMDDIVGPNYVWHVRDPDGPPLRNSLKRYYGKAPAVIELCVQAGAPIPDQYRSMMRLDVIPPDRDEADLVA